A window of Zingiber officinale cultivar Zhangliang chromosome 5A, Zo_v1.1, whole genome shotgun sequence contains these coding sequences:
- the LOC121979454 gene encoding cationic amino acid transporter 2, vacuolar-like isoform X1: protein MGIEAGTAKERGGAGAKFRCLTRRKQVDSNHKRAGGGQKLAKALSVPQLVTIGVGSTIGAGVYVLVGTVARENAGPALTISFLIAGIAAAFSAFCYAELSSRCPSAGSAYHYSYICVGEGVAWIIGWALILEYTIGGSAVARGISPNLALVFGGKDSLPSFLARIQIPGTDIVVDPCAAILVLLVTALLCIGIKESTFVQGIITTLNVCVLLFVIIAGGYLGFKTGWVGYTVAGGYFPYGINGVLAGSATVFFAYIGFDSVASTAEEVKNPQRDLPFGIATSLALCCSLYMMVSVVIVGLVPYFTMDPDTPISSAFARNDVHWAVYIITSGACLALCSSLMGSILPQPRILMAMARDGLLPSFFSDVNERTQVPVKSTIVTGIFAASLAFFMDVSQLAGMVSVGTLLAFTIVAVSILILRYVPPSEVPLPSFLQQSIDSVSFHYNFQNNGEKADSSRIICSNQDQDDGISQEVSVESSDYPLIAKESNKENLNEQTRRQRAGWSIALVCIGVLILATSASYSFFPNFLRYTTCSVGGLLLLVGLSVLSWIDQDDARHSFGHSGGFICPFVPFLPVCSILINVYLLVNLGVGTWLRVSLWLLLGVIVYTLYGRSHSSLSDVVYVPAAHADEVIRTSGYVA from the exons ATGGGAATTGAGGCGGGGACAGCGAAGGAGAGAGGGGGCGCCGGCGCGAAGTTCCGCTGCCTGACGAGGCGGAAGCAGGTGGACTCTAATCACAAAAGAGCCGGCGGAGGGCAAAAGCTCGCCAAGGCGTTGTCGGTTCCGCAGCTTGTGACCATAG GTGTTGGTTCGACAATAGGTGCCGGAGTCTATGTTCTTGTTGGTACTGTCGCCAGAGAGAATGCAGGACCAGCTCTCACCATCTCCTTTCTCATAGCTGGGATAGCAGCTGCTTTTTCAGCTTTCTGCTACGCGGAGCTTTCAAGCCGCTGCCCTTCTGCAGGAAGTGCCTACCACTATTCGTATATTTGTGTTGGAGAAGG TGTTGCTTGGATTATTGGCTGGGCTTTAATTCTTGAATATACAATTGGCGGGTCAGCCGTTGCACGTGGCATATCTCCAAACTTG GCATTAGTTTTTGGTGGAAAAGATAGTCTACCTTCATTTTTGGCACGTATTCAGATTCCAGGCACTGATATTGTGGTCGATCCCTGTGCTGCTATTCTAGTGTTGCTTGTGACTGCATTATTATGCATAGGGATAAAAGAG AGCACATTTGTACAAGGAATTATCACTACTTTAAATGTTTGTGTCCTGTTATTTGTCATCATTGCTGGTGGATATCTTGGCTTCAAGACTGGATGGGTTGGGTACACTGTAGCTGGCGG TTATTTCCCTTATGGCATAAATGGAGTACTTGCTGGTTCAGCAACAGTCTTCTTTGCATATATAGGATTTGATTCTGTTGCCAGCACTGCTGAGGAG GTTAAGAATCCTCAGAGAGATTTACCTTTTGGAATAGCAACTTCTCTGGCTTTATGTTGTTCACTGTATATGATGGTCTCTGTAGTTATTGTTGGCTTGGTTCCATATTTTACTATGGACCCTGACACTCCAATATCATCTGCATTTGCAAGGAATGATGTTCACTGGGCAGT GTACATAATCACCTCAGGTGCTTGTCTTGCGCTTTGCTCATCTTTGATGGGTTCCATTCTCCCACAG CCTAGAATACTGATGGCAATGGCTAGAGATGGATTGTTGCCATCATTTTTCTCTGATGTTAATGAGCGCACACAAGTTCCAGTGAAGAGCACAATTGTAACTGGGATTTTTGCAGCATCCCTAGCATTCTTTATGGACGTTTCACAACTAGCTGGAATG GTCAGTGTTGGCACACTTCTTGCATTCACCATAGTTGCAGTTTCAATCTTGATACTGAGATATGTTCCACCAAGTGAGGTTCCACTgccatcatttctccagcaatcAATTGATTCAGTTTCATTTcactataattttcaaaataatgggGAAAAGGCAGATTCTTCTAGAATTATCTGCAGTAACCAAGACCAAGATGATGGCATATCTCAAGAAGTTTCTGTGGAATCATCTGATTATCCTCTGATTGCAAAGGAAAGTAACAAAG AGAATTTGAACGAACAAACACGGCGGCAGAGAGCAGGTTGGAGCATCGCATTAGTTTGCATTGGAGTGCTTATCCTCGCTACATCAGCTTCGTATTCATTCTTCCCTAA TTTCCTCCGGTACACTACATGCTCAGTCGGGGGCTTACTTCTTCTAGTTGGTTTGTCTGTGCTTTCTTGGATAGATCAAGATGATGCTCGCCACAGCTTTGGACACAGCGGAG GTTTTATATGCCCGTTTGTTCCATTTCTCCCCGTTTGTAGCATCCTCATTAACGTGTATCTGCTGGTAAATCTCGG TGTTGGGACATGGCTCCGTGTTTCTCTCTGGTTGTTGCTGGGGGTTATCGTGTACACGCTCTACGGGAGAAGCCACAGTTCTCTGTCCGACGTAGTATATGTTCCCGCGGCGCATGCGGATGAAGTGATCAGAACCTCAGGGTATGTGGCATAG
- the LOC121979454 gene encoding cationic amino acid transporter 2, vacuolar-like isoform X2 translates to MGIEAGTAKERGGAGAKFRCLTRRKQVDSNHKRAGGGQKLAKALSVPQLVTIGVGSTIGAGVYVLVGTVARENAGPALTISFLIAGIAAAFSAFCYAELSSRCPSAGSAYHYSYICVGEGVAWIIGWALILEYTIGGSAVARGISPNLALVFGGKDSLPSFLARIQIPGTDIVVDPCAAILVLLVTALLCIGIKESTFVQGIITTLNVCVLLFVIIAGGYLGFKTGWVGYTVAGGYFPYGINGVLAGSATVFFAYIGFDSVASTAEEVKNPQRDLPFGIATSLALCCSLYMMVSVVIVGLVPYFTMDPDTPISSAFARNDVHWAVYIITSGACLALCSSLMGSILPQPRILMAMARDGLLPSFFSDVNERTQVPVKSTIVTGIFAASLAFFMDVSQLAGMVSVGTLLAFTIVAVSILILRYVPPSEVPLPSFLQQSIDSVSFHYNFQNNGEKADSSRIICSNQDQDDGISQEVSVESSDYPLIAKESNKDFC, encoded by the exons ATGGGAATTGAGGCGGGGACAGCGAAGGAGAGAGGGGGCGCCGGCGCGAAGTTCCGCTGCCTGACGAGGCGGAAGCAGGTGGACTCTAATCACAAAAGAGCCGGCGGAGGGCAAAAGCTCGCCAAGGCGTTGTCGGTTCCGCAGCTTGTGACCATAG GTGTTGGTTCGACAATAGGTGCCGGAGTCTATGTTCTTGTTGGTACTGTCGCCAGAGAGAATGCAGGACCAGCTCTCACCATCTCCTTTCTCATAGCTGGGATAGCAGCTGCTTTTTCAGCTTTCTGCTACGCGGAGCTTTCAAGCCGCTGCCCTTCTGCAGGAAGTGCCTACCACTATTCGTATATTTGTGTTGGAGAAGG TGTTGCTTGGATTATTGGCTGGGCTTTAATTCTTGAATATACAATTGGCGGGTCAGCCGTTGCACGTGGCATATCTCCAAACTTG GCATTAGTTTTTGGTGGAAAAGATAGTCTACCTTCATTTTTGGCACGTATTCAGATTCCAGGCACTGATATTGTGGTCGATCCCTGTGCTGCTATTCTAGTGTTGCTTGTGACTGCATTATTATGCATAGGGATAAAAGAG AGCACATTTGTACAAGGAATTATCACTACTTTAAATGTTTGTGTCCTGTTATTTGTCATCATTGCTGGTGGATATCTTGGCTTCAAGACTGGATGGGTTGGGTACACTGTAGCTGGCGG TTATTTCCCTTATGGCATAAATGGAGTACTTGCTGGTTCAGCAACAGTCTTCTTTGCATATATAGGATTTGATTCTGTTGCCAGCACTGCTGAGGAG GTTAAGAATCCTCAGAGAGATTTACCTTTTGGAATAGCAACTTCTCTGGCTTTATGTTGTTCACTGTATATGATGGTCTCTGTAGTTATTGTTGGCTTGGTTCCATATTTTACTATGGACCCTGACACTCCAATATCATCTGCATTTGCAAGGAATGATGTTCACTGGGCAGT GTACATAATCACCTCAGGTGCTTGTCTTGCGCTTTGCTCATCTTTGATGGGTTCCATTCTCCCACAG CCTAGAATACTGATGGCAATGGCTAGAGATGGATTGTTGCCATCATTTTTCTCTGATGTTAATGAGCGCACACAAGTTCCAGTGAAGAGCACAATTGTAACTGGGATTTTTGCAGCATCCCTAGCATTCTTTATGGACGTTTCACAACTAGCTGGAATG GTCAGTGTTGGCACACTTCTTGCATTCACCATAGTTGCAGTTTCAATCTTGATACTGAGATATGTTCCACCAAGTGAGGTTCCACTgccatcatttctccagcaatcAATTGATTCAGTTTCATTTcactataattttcaaaataatgggGAAAAGGCAGATTCTTCTAGAATTATCTGCAGTAACCAAGACCAAGATGATGGCATATCTCAAGAAGTTTCTGTGGAATCATCTGATTATCCTCTGATTGCAAAGGAAAGTAACAAAG ACTTCTGCTGA